From the Leptolyngbya sp. O-77 genome, one window contains:
- the alr gene encoding alanine racemase has protein sequence MLSWEHTPSLIPMQRERAWVEIDLSALAYNVQQLQARLAAGTELMAVVKADAYGHGAVAIAQTALQAGATWLGVATIPEGIELREAGVQAPILVLGATNTAEQVQAIARWRLQPTLCTPRQALIFSETAGKLNLRQPLPVHLKLDTGMSRLGAPWTEAAAFGQLVQGLPHLHIASAYSHLATADEPDETVMRLQQRRFEAAIAQLRQAGVNPPKLHLANSAATLADPALHYDRVRVGLGLYGLYPAPHLASGIDLRPVMQVKARVTQVKAIAAGTGVSYGYRFIAERDMTIATVAIGYADGVPRNLSNRMTVLVRGRHVPQIGAITMDQLMLDVSTIPNLQEGEVVTLLGQDGQARISADDWAETLGTISWEILCSFKHRLPRLTINQSQPAHSAQQPTARPSS, from the coding sequence ATGTTGAGCTGGGAACACACGCCAAGCCTAATCCCGATGCAACGGGAACGGGCCTGGGTGGAGATTGACCTATCGGCGCTGGCGTACAATGTCCAGCAGTTGCAGGCGCGGCTGGCAGCGGGGACGGAACTGATGGCAGTGGTAAAGGCGGATGCCTATGGACATGGGGCCGTGGCGATCGCCCAAACCGCGCTGCAAGCCGGAGCAACCTGGCTGGGCGTGGCCACGATTCCCGAAGGCATTGAGCTGCGGGAGGCGGGCGTTCAAGCGCCGATCCTGGTGCTGGGCGCAACGAACACGGCGGAACAGGTGCAGGCGATCGCCCGCTGGCGGCTCCAGCCGACGCTCTGCACCCCCCGGCAAGCGCTGATTTTTTCAGAAACCGCAGGCAAGCTGAATCTACGGCAGCCGCTGCCCGTCCATCTAAAGCTGGATACGGGGATGTCGCGGCTGGGTGCGCCCTGGACAGAGGCAGCGGCGTTTGGGCAACTGGTGCAGGGGTTGCCGCACTTGCACATCGCCAGCGCCTATTCTCACCTGGCAACAGCGGATGAACCCGATGAAACCGTGATGCGGCTCCAGCAGCGGCGCTTTGAAGCGGCGATCGCCCAGTTGCGGCAGGCAGGGGTCAATCCGCCCAAGCTGCATTTGGCTAACTCGGCGGCGACGCTGGCCGATCCGGCGCTGCACTACGATCGGGTGCGCGTCGGGCTGGGGCTATACGGACTCTACCCCGCCCCGCATTTAGCCAGCGGCATCGACCTGCGCCCGGTGATGCAGGTGAAGGCGCGGGTGACGCAGGTGAAGGCGATCGCTGCTGGAACGGGTGTCAGCTATGGCTATCGCTTCATTGCCGAGCGAGACATGACCATTGCCACCGTGGCGATCGGCTATGCCGACGGCGTGCCGCGCAACCTGTCGAACCGGATGACGGTGCTGGTGCGGGGACGGCACGTTCCCCAAATCGGTGCAATCACAATGGATCAGCTCATGCTAGATGTCAGCACCATTCCCAACCTGCAAGAGGGCGAAGTGGTGACGCTGCTGGGGCAAGACGGACAGGCGCGGATCTCCGCCGACGACTGGGCGGAAACTCTCGGCACGATTTCCTGGGAAATTTTGTGCAGCTTCAAGCATCGCCTGCCCCGGCTGACCATTAACCAATCGCAGCCTGCCCACAGCGCCCAGCAGCCTACAGCACGCCCTTCGAGCTAG
- the hisB gene encoding imidazoleglycerol-phosphate dehydratase HisB — MQTREPVTVTPNSSSITSDRTAAISRTTKETDVQVSLNLDGQGRCVAQTGVPFLDHMLDQIASHGLIDLEVRATGDVHIDDHHTNEDVGITLGMALAKALGDRKGIHRFGHFVAPLDEALVQVALDFSGRPHLSYGLQIPTQRVGTYDTQLVREFFVAVVNHAQITLHIRQLDGINSHHIIEATFKAFARALRMAVEVDPRRGGAIPSSKGVL; from the coding sequence ATGCAGACCCGCGAACCCGTAACGGTTACTCCGAATTCGTCCAGCATCACGAGCGATCGCACTGCCGCTATCAGCCGCACCACCAAAGAAACCGACGTACAGGTGAGCCTGAACCTGGACGGGCAGGGGCGCTGCGTAGCGCAAACGGGCGTGCCGTTTCTCGACCACATGCTGGATCAGATTGCGTCTCACGGGCTGATCGACCTGGAGGTGCGGGCGACGGGCGATGTGCATATCGACGACCACCACACGAATGAAGACGTGGGCATTACGCTGGGCATGGCGCTGGCTAAGGCGTTGGGCGATCGCAAGGGGATTCACCGCTTTGGGCATTTTGTCGCGCCGCTAGACGAGGCGCTGGTGCAGGTGGCGCTGGATTTTTCCGGTCGTCCCCACCTCAGCTACGGGCTGCAAATTCCTACGCAGCGCGTCGGCACCTACGACACCCAGCTCGTGCGCGAGTTTTTTGTGGCCGTCGTCAACCACGCCCAGATCACGCTGCACATCCGCCAGCTCGACGGCATCAACTCGCATCACATCATCGAGGCGACGTTCAAAGCCTTTGCCCGCGCCCTGCGGATGGCAGTGGAAGTTGACCCGCGTCGGGGCGGAGCCATCCCTAGCTCGAAGGGCGTGCTGTAG
- the lipA gene encoding lipoyl synthase, whose product MTVKLTKPDWLRVKAPQWERVGTVKEILRDLGLNTVCEEASCPNIGECFNAGTATFLIMGPACTRACPYCDIDFEKKPKALDPQEPENLAEAVRRMKLNHVVITSVNRDDLPDGGAAQFVACIEAVRRVSPQTTIEVLIPDLCGNWEALAQILDARPEVLNHNTETIPRLYRRVRPQGDYARTLELLRRSRELAPSVYTKSGIMVGLGETDEEVRQVMQDLRSVDCDILTIGQYLQPSPKHLPLQAFVTPEQFDAWRVAGEAMGFLQVVSSPLTRSSYHAEQVRELMRQNPR is encoded by the coding sequence GTGACGGTCAAGCTAACGAAACCAGACTGGCTGCGGGTAAAAGCGCCGCAGTGGGAACGAGTCGGAACGGTCAAAGAAATCCTGCGGGACTTGGGGCTAAACACGGTCTGCGAAGAGGCCTCCTGCCCCAACATTGGCGAGTGTTTTAATGCGGGCACGGCGACGTTTTTGATCATGGGGCCCGCCTGCACCCGCGCCTGCCCCTATTGCGATATTGACTTCGAGAAAAAGCCAAAAGCGCTTGACCCGCAGGAGCCAGAAAACCTGGCCGAAGCCGTGCGCCGCATGAAGCTAAACCATGTGGTGATTACCTCGGTGAACCGGGACGACCTGCCCGACGGCGGCGCGGCCCAATTTGTCGCGTGCATCGAAGCGGTGCGGCGGGTGTCGCCCCAGACGACGATTGAGGTGCTGATTCCCGACCTGTGCGGCAACTGGGAGGCGCTGGCGCAGATTCTGGACGCTCGTCCCGAAGTGCTAAATCACAACACCGAAACCATTCCTCGGCTGTATCGGCGGGTGCGTCCGCAGGGCGATTATGCCCGCACGCTGGAGTTATTAAGGCGATCGCGCGAACTGGCTCCCTCAGTCTACACCAAGTCGGGCATCATGGTGGGCTTGGGCGAAACGGATGAAGAAGTGCGCCAGGTGATGCAGGACTTGCGCTCGGTGGATTGCGACATTCTCACGATTGGGCAATATCTCCAGCCCAGCCCCAAGCACTTGCCGTTGCAGGCATTCGTTACGCCGGAACAGTTCGATGCGTGGCGCGTGGCGGGCGAGGCCATGGGCTTTTTGCAAGTCGTGTCTTCGCCGCTGACGCGCAGTTCCTACCACGCAGAGCAAGTGCGGGAGTTGATGCGACAGAATCCACGGTGA
- the psb29 gene encoding photosystem II biogenesis protein Psp29: protein MNDVRTVSDTKRAFYSLHTRPINSIYRRVVEELMVETHLLMVNANFRYDPVYALGVVTTYDRFMQGYRPEQDQVSIFNALCQAVGGDPQVYRQDAERLLAEAAHLSPEDVVSKVRESTEPTDGLVGVLRGVASNPNFKYSRLFAIGLYTLLEQMDSDMMKDEARRAAVLQSLGDALNLSADKMQKDLELYRSNLDKMTQARAVLEDILKADRKKKEERAKAKEEKPGDEAIATPPSSPSEPG from the coding sequence GTGAACGACGTTCGCACTGTTTCTGATACCAAGCGTGCTTTCTACAGCCTGCACACGCGCCCGATTAACTCGATCTATCGGCGCGTAGTGGAAGAGCTAATGGTAGAAACGCACCTGCTGATGGTCAACGCTAACTTTCGCTACGACCCCGTGTATGCCCTGGGCGTAGTAACGACCTACGATCGCTTCATGCAGGGCTATCGGCCTGAGCAAGATCAGGTGTCAATCTTCAACGCGCTGTGTCAGGCGGTCGGCGGCGACCCGCAAGTCTATCGGCAAGACGCAGAGCGTTTGCTTGCAGAGGCAGCCCATCTTTCACCAGAGGATGTGGTGTCTAAGGTGCGAGAATCAACGGAACCGACGGATGGGTTGGTCGGCGTGCTGCGCGGTGTGGCGAGCAATCCAAACTTTAAGTACAGCCGCCTGTTTGCCATTGGGCTATATACCCTGTTGGAACAGATGGACAGCGACATGATGAAGGACGAAGCTCGCCGAGCAGCGGTGCTTCAGTCCCTTGGTGATGCACTGAACCTATCTGCTGACAAAATGCAGAAAGATCTGGAACTCTATCGCAGCAACTTGGACAAGATGACCCAGGCGCGGGCCGTACTGGAGGATATTCTGAAGGCAGACCGCAAGAAAAAAGAAGAACGGGCGAAGGCTAAGGAAGAGAAGCCTGGCGACGAGGCGATCGCCACTCCACCCAGTTCGCCGTCTGAGCCTGGCTGA
- a CDS encoding STAS domain-containing protein — protein sequence MEQRTHTTPDGKTVIVLMPTGRLDITTAWQFRLKLQESISRLSPHIVVNLSQVNFIDSSGLTSLVAGMRDADKVKGSFRICNVHPEAKLVFEVTMMDSVFEIFETEEEALEGVPRSVVTG from the coding sequence ATGGAGCAGCGGACACACACCACTCCAGACGGGAAAACGGTCATCGTCCTGATGCCCACCGGACGCTTGGATATCACGACGGCCTGGCAGTTTCGCCTGAAGCTGCAAGAGTCGATTTCCCGACTCAGCCCCCACATTGTCGTGAATTTGTCACAGGTAAACTTTATCGACAGTTCTGGCCTCACGTCGTTGGTGGCTGGGATGCGCGATGCTGACAAAGTGAAGGGCAGCTTCCGAATTTGCAACGTCCACCCCGAAGCCAAGCTGGTATTTGAGGTGACCATGATGGACTCGGTGTTTGAAATTTTTGAAACCGAGGAAGAAGCGCTAGAAGGCGTGCCCCGCAGCGTGGTTACGGGCTAA
- the mutL gene encoding DNA mismatch repair endonuclease MutL codes for MTQSIQPLSDAVVNLIAAGEVIDSLGAVVRELAENALDAGATHVSIAVWPERWSLRVADNGSGMSHADLRRAAAPHSTSKIHASEDLWKIRSLGFRGEALHSLAQLADLEIGSRLADSTEGWWVRYDRQGHPVSETTVAIAPGTVVTVSHLFGNWLPRREGLPPMTQQLRAIQQMVYHLALGHPQVTWVVQQGDRSWFSLWASQSARYLLPQILRDVQPGDLVEVELGADGRSGDVRTLDPSRSTLLLGLPDRCHRRRPDWVKVAVNGRVVQVPELEQAILGAFRRTLPRDRHPVCFLHLHLPPEQIDWNRHPAKAEIYLKELDRLQAQVQEAIAHALSLHANSLSDTAHSQRIGQVLRTAESGGGYTLGRLGEPNESIGEESPEESSAPALPPHAAPTPLRAIAQVHNMYILAEHPAGIWLIEQHIAHERVLYEELCDRWIVVPLEPPALLPNLSTVQVEQLVRIGLTVEPFGDTLWAVRTAPAPLAQREDCAAALLELSLGGDLETALVATACRTAIRNGTPLTLPEMQTLLDRWQETRNPRTCPHGRPICLSLQESSLSRFFRRHWVIGKSHGI; via the coding sequence ATGACGCAATCCATCCAGCCCCTTTCGGACGCAGTCGTGAATCTCATTGCGGCGGGCGAGGTGATCGACTCGCTGGGGGCAGTGGTGCGAGAGCTGGCGGAAAACGCGCTGGACGCGGGCGCAACTCACGTCAGCATTGCCGTATGGCCCGAGCGGTGGTCGCTGCGCGTGGCGGACAATGGCAGCGGCATGAGCCATGCTGATTTGCGCCGAGCGGCCGCGCCCCACAGCACCAGCAAAATTCACGCTAGCGAAGACCTGTGGAAGATTCGCAGCCTGGGCTTTCGGGGTGAGGCGCTGCACAGTTTGGCGCAATTGGCCGATTTGGAAATTGGCAGCCGTCTGGCAGATTCGACGGAAGGCTGGTGGGTGCGCTACGACCGCCAAGGCCACCCTGTGTCGGAAACCACGGTGGCGATCGCCCCTGGCACAGTGGTCACGGTTTCGCACCTGTTTGGCAACTGGCTGCCCCGCCGCGAGGGATTGCCGCCGATGACCCAACAACTCCGCGCCATCCAGCAGATGGTCTATCATCTGGCGCTGGGTCATCCGCAGGTGACGTGGGTGGTGCAGCAGGGCGATCGCTCCTGGTTTAGCCTGTGGGCTAGCCAGTCAGCGCGATACCTCTTGCCGCAAATTTTGCGCGACGTGCAGCCGGGGGATTTGGTGGAGGTTGAGTTGGGAGCGGATGGGCGTAGTGGGGACGTAAGAACGCTCGATCCCTCGCGCTCCACACTCCTGCTGGGTCTACCCGACCGCTGCCATCGCCGCCGTCCAGACTGGGTCAAGGTGGCCGTGAATGGGCGGGTTGTTCAGGTTCCAGAACTGGAACAAGCCATCCTGGGTGCGTTTCGCCGGACGCTGCCGCGCGATCGCCATCCAGTTTGTTTTCTGCATCTGCACCTGCCGCCAGAGCAAATTGACTGGAATCGCCACCCCGCCAAAGCCGAGATTTACCTGAAGGAACTGGACAGGCTGCAAGCACAGGTACAAGAGGCGATCGCCCACGCCCTCAGCCTTCATGCCAATAGCCTGAGCGACACTGCCCACAGCCAGCGCATCGGGCAAGTGCTGCGGACTGCCGAGTCTGGTGGGGGCTATACGCTGGGCAGACTGGGCGAACCAAATGAATCCATCGGTGAGGAATCTCCTGAGGAATCTTCCGCGCCTGCGCTCCCGCCCCATGCCGCGCCCACTCCGCTGCGGGCGATCGCCCAGGTTCACAATATGTACATCCTGGCGGAACACCCCGCAGGGATTTGGCTGATCGAACAGCACATTGCCCATGAGCGGGTGCTGTATGAAGAATTGTGCGATCGCTGGATAGTCGTGCCCCTCGAACCGCCTGCCCTATTGCCCAACCTCTCTACAGTCCAGGTCGAACAACTCGTTCGCATTGGGCTGACGGTGGAACCCTTCGGGGACACACTGTGGGCCGTCCGCACGGCTCCGGCTCCGCTGGCGCAGCGGGAAGATTGTGCAGCGGCCCTGCTGGAACTAAGCTTGGGCGGTGATTTGGAGACAGCGCTAGTGGCGACGGCCTGCCGCACGGCCATCCGCAACGGAACCCCCCTGACGCTGCCCGAAATGCAAACCCTGCTCGACCGCTGGCAGGAGACCCGCAACCCGCGCACCTGCCCCCACGGTCGCCCAATTTGCCTGTCGCTGCAAGAATCTAGCCTGTCGCGCTTTTTCAGACGGCATTGGGTGATTGGCAAGAGTCACGGGATTTGA
- a CDS encoding DUF3370 domain-containing protein, which yields MLPFLTLFPLAQATPAEIYIPEPPPTPRLSHVVEAQEVRPLPGQLDSVPVFNSNSPELVQQEGILLSTFPPQGMRVPSAHLNYAFEGRFDVFAHHIAKGRTPNDVRTLYIGLLAYNPSDRPVTIQVHQSASYLSQEAPFYDLPSYVANAGPTVFAGPGSRTMGDILRGLSQAILPERVTIPPRYVQLLLNEPIPLRSLQSYRNREPLPIVDPEDMGLDAAEAADVVQNGEARRPARPSNANLPINGRSALLHLSSDGPVHLASLGMFARVNGNGTERSPRMEEWLALLQQGDVAGPRDRIPTPPNARQIGRFYYSRVSGVSQGSRWDAVLTDGDGVDHLTIPQQGGAISYAISTVDRHTLGTGQIQSAPMLVRYPDTAYRGHGNYGVRYNLTLPLYNNTNQEQTVALLFQTPMKDESLRGQALRFLNPPDRRVFFRGTLRLRYVNDWGVTQTRYVHVVQRRGQQGEPLLTLNLRRGDRRQVQVELVYPPDATPPQALTIQTLAPGQVPRTAPQEEGSTTVTLDASPQP from the coding sequence ATGCTTCCATTTTTGACACTGTTTCCCCTTGCTCAAGCCACCCCAGCCGAAATCTATATACCCGAACCGCCGCCTACACCCCGGCTCAGCCATGTGGTCGAAGCTCAAGAGGTGCGCCCGCTGCCAGGACAACTGGATTCAGTTCCTGTGTTTAACAGCAACAGTCCAGAACTGGTGCAGCAGGAAGGCATTTTGCTATCAACTTTTCCGCCGCAGGGGATGCGCGTTCCATCTGCTCACTTGAACTATGCCTTTGAAGGGCGCTTTGACGTATTCGCTCACCACATTGCCAAAGGGCGCACGCCAAACGATGTACGGACGCTCTATATCGGTCTTTTAGCTTATAACCCGTCCGATCGCCCGGTGACGATTCAGGTTCATCAGTCTGCCAGTTACCTGAGCCAGGAAGCCCCTTTCTACGACCTGCCCTCCTACGTGGCAAACGCCGGGCCCACAGTGTTTGCAGGGCCGGGCAGTCGCACGATGGGCGACATCTTGCGAGGGCTGAGTCAAGCCATTTTGCCGGAGCGGGTCACGATTCCACCCCGCTATGTGCAACTGCTGCTAAACGAACCCATTCCCCTGCGGAGCTTGCAGTCGTACCGTAATCGTGAGCCGTTGCCTATTGTCGATCCGGAAGATATGGGGCTAGACGCGGCAGAGGCAGCCGATGTGGTGCAAAACGGTGAGGCGCGTCGCCCGGCTCGTCCATCCAATGCCAATCTGCCCATCAACGGGCGATCGGCGCTGCTGCATTTGTCCAGCGATGGCCCTGTGCATCTGGCAAGTTTGGGCATGTTTGCCAGAGTGAATGGCAACGGCACCGAGCGATCGCCCCGCATGGAGGAGTGGCTGGCGCTCTTGCAGCAGGGCGATGTGGCCGGCCCGCGCGATCGCATTCCCACCCCCCCCAACGCCCGCCAAATTGGTCGGTTCTATTACAGCCGGGTGTCTGGCGTGTCGCAAGGCTCTCGGTGGGATGCCGTGCTGACGGATGGCGATGGGGTGGATCACTTGACGATTCCCCAGCAGGGTGGGGCAATTTCCTACGCAATTAGCACGGTCGATCGGCACACGCTGGGCACTGGGCAAATTCAGAGTGCGCCCATGCTGGTTCGCTACCCAGACACCGCCTACCGGGGACATGGCAACTACGGGGTTCGATATAATCTGACGCTGCCGCTGTATAACAACACCAACCAAGAGCAGACCGTGGCGCTGCTGTTCCAAACGCCAATGAAGGACGAATCGCTGCGGGGTCAGGCATTGCGCTTCCTGAATCCGCCCGATCGCCGAGTGTTTTTCCGGGGGACGCTGCGGCTGCGATATGTCAACGACTGGGGGGTGACCCAAACTCGCTATGTGCATGTGGTGCAGCGGCGAGGGCAGCAGGGCGAACCATTGTTGACGTTAAACCTGAGACGGGGCGATCGCCGTCAAGTGCAGGTTGAGCTGGTCTATCCGCCCGATGCCACGCCCCCCCAAGCGCTCACCATTCAAACGCTGGCTCCAGGGCAAGTACCTCGGACTGCGCCGCAAGAAGAAGGCAGCACCACCGTCACGCTGGACGCATCGCCACAACCATAG